Proteins from one Physeter macrocephalus isolate SW-GA chromosome 16, ASM283717v5, whole genome shotgun sequence genomic window:
- the VPS37C gene encoding vacuolar protein sorting-associated protein 37C, which yields METLKDKTLEELEEMQNDPAAIDRLAQDFPEVQDLQLEREMALATNRSLAEQNLELQGPLEIGRSNLSDKYQELRKLVERCQGQKAKLEKFSSALQFGALLDLLQIESMKIEEESEAVAEKFLEGEVPLDTFLENFSSMRMLSHLRRVRVEKLQDVMRKPRASPEPAGGAPPPRPPPPSLPGPQATPPVAEDQQLPEGPPYPLPYSPSPGLPVGPAAQGVLPPAPFPVVSQPSFSYSGPLGPPYASAQPGPRAAAGYSWSPQRSTPPRPAYPVAPAGASGPGYPVAGGRAPGPAYPQQPPCLSTGGKPPYPTQPQPSGPLQLPYPPGPAPPYGFPLPQRPAWPGY from the exons ATGGAGACCCTGAAAGACAAGAccctggaggagctggaggagatgCAGAATGACCCGGCGGCCATCGACCGGCTGGCCCAAGACTTCCCTGAG GTCCAGGACCTGCAGCTGGAGCGGGAGATGGCGCTGGCCACCAACCGGAGCCTGGCCGAGCAGAACCTGGAGCTCCAGGGTCCCCTGGAGATCGGCCGCTCGAACCTCTCGGACAAGTACCAGGAGCTCCGGAAGCTGGTGGAGCGGTGCCAGGGGCAGAAGGCAAAGCTGG AGAAATTTTCTTCAGCACTGCAGTTCGGGGCCTTGCTGGACCTTCTGCAGATAGAAAGCATGAAGATTGAGGAAGAGTCTGAG GCCGTGGCAGAGAAGTTCCTGGAGGGCGAGGTGCCCTTGGACACGTTTCTGGAGAACTTCTCCTCCATGAGGATGCTGTCCCATCTGCGCCGGGTTCGCGTGGAGAAGCTCCAGGATGTGATGAGGAAGCCCAGGGCCTCCCCGGAGCCGGCTGGGGgcgcccctcctccccgcccgccTCCCCCATCTCTCCCGGGCCCCCAGGCGACGCCCCCTGTCGCCGAAGATCAGCAGCTCCCGGAGGGCCCTCCCTACCCGTTGCCCTacagcccctccccaggcttGCCCGTGGGCCCCGCCGCCCAAGGGGTGCTCCCGCCGGCCCCGTTCCCTGTGGTGTCCCAGCCCTCTTTTTCCTACAGCGGGCCCTTGGGTCCCCCGTACGCATCAGCCCAGCCGGGACCCAGGGCTGCCGCGGGCTACTCCTGGTCCCCACAGAGGAGCACGCCGCCCCGGCCGGCCTATCCCGTGGCCCCCGCTGGTGCCTCCGGCCCTGGGTACCCCGTGGCGGGGGGCCGGGCCCCCGGACCCGCGTATCCTCAGCAGCCCCCCTGCCTCTCAACAGGAGGAAAACCTCCGTACCCAACGCAGCCCCAGCCCTCAGGCCCCCTTCAGTTGCCCTATCCCCCTGGGCCTGCCCCTCCCTATGGGTTTCCACTGCCTCAGCGTCCTGCCTGGCCTGGGTATTAG